In Actinomyces radicidentis, one genomic interval encodes:
- the cmtR gene encoding Cd(II)/Pb(II)-sensing metalloregulatory transcriptional regulator CmtR: protein MLTIASRLDVMNRLGRAMADPTRSRILMTLLDGPSYPAVLSRELELTRSNVSNHLTCLRDCGIVVAEPEGRQTRYEIADPHLAAALTALVDVTLAVDEHAPCLDAACTVPRCCGTGAGA from the coding sequence ATGCTGACTATTGCTTCTCGCCTCGACGTCATGAACCGGCTGGGCCGGGCCATGGCGGACCCGACGCGCTCCCGGATCCTGATGACCCTGCTGGACGGGCCGAGCTACCCGGCCGTGCTCTCGCGCGAGCTGGAGCTGACGCGTTCGAACGTGTCGAACCACCTGACCTGTCTTCGCGACTGCGGGATCGTGGTCGCCGAGCCCGAGGGTCGGCAGACGCGCTACGAGATCGCCGACCCGCACCTCGCGGCGGCGCTCACGGCGCTGGTGGACGTGACGCTGGCCGTGGACGAGCACGCGCCGTGCTTGGACGCCGCGTGCACTGTGCCGCGCTGCTGCGGGACGGGAGCGGGCGCGTGA